The Strigops habroptila isolate Jane chromosome 13, bStrHab1.2.pri, whole genome shotgun sequence genome contains a region encoding:
- the E2F1 gene encoding transcription factor E2F1 — protein sequence MAAAGGGAAGLAALLGSSSPHLLIVSAAADEPAGGGGGGGHPDTDQVLLFATPQPARPGAAPRRPALGRPPVKRKLNLETDHQYIAESLSVGRGKPRNPVRGAKSPGEKSRYETSLNLTTKRFLELLSQSPDGVVDLNWAAEVLKVQKRRIYDITNVLEGIQLITKKSKNNIQWLGSQAAVGAPGRHRRLEQELRELQAAERQLDELIQTCSAQLRLLTEDPANQHAAYVTCQDLRSIVDPAEQMVMVIKAPAETQLQVSDPAEAFQVSLRSTQGPIDVFLCPEDSSGVCSPVKSPFKAPAEEPSPSHPQPRASPLLHPAQDMNLPLLPGEQETLLPGSSKGPAEEPSLSPLASMDALLEQSREDFPEFLADEFMNQAQDYHFGLEEGEGISELFDCDFGDFTPLDF from the exons atggcggcggcgggcggcggcgcggcggggctggCGGCGCTGCTGGGCAGCTCCTCCCCGCACCTCCTCATCGTCTCCGCCGCCGCTGACGAGCCCGCGggcggcggaggaggaggaggacaccCCGATACCGACCAGGTCTTGCTCTTCGCCACACCGCAACCCGCCCGGCCCGGAGCTGCGCCGCGCCGGCCCGCGCTGGGCCGCCCGCCG GTGAAGAGGAAGCTGAACTTGGAGACGGATCACCAGTACATAGCGGAGAGCCTGTCGGTGGGCCGGGGCAAGCCCAGGAACCCCGTCAGAG GGGCAAAGTCTCCCGGGGAGAAGTCCCGCTACGAAACCTCTCTGAACCTCACCACCAAGCGcttcctggagctgctgagccAGTCCCCTGACGGCGTGGTGGACCTCAACTGGGCGGCTGAGGTCCTGAAGGTGCAGAAGAGGCGCATCTACGACATCACCAACGTCCTGGAGGGCATCCAGCTTATCACCAAGAAGTCCAAGAACAACATCCAGTGGCT GGGCAGCCAGGCCGCGGTGGGCGCCCCGGGCCGGCACCGgcggctggagcaggagctgcggGAGCTGCAGGCGGCGGAGCGGCAGCTGGACGAGCTCATCCAGACGTGCTCAGCACAGCTGCGCCTGCTCACCGAGGACCCCGCCAACCAGCA CGCAGCCTATGTGACCTGCCAGGACCTCCGCAGCATTGTGGACCCCGCGGAGCAAATGGTGATGGTTATCAAAGCCCCTGCAGAGACCCAGCTGCAGGTCTCGGACCCAGCGGAG GCTTTCCAGGTCTCCTTGCGAAGCACTCAGGGCCCCATCGACGTCTTCCTCTGCCCCGAGGACAGCTCAGGTGTCTGCAGCCCTGTCAAGAGCCCCTTCAAAGCCCCTGCAGAGGAGCCGTCTCCCAGCCACCCGCAGCCCAGAGCCTCCCCGCTCCTGCATCCCGCCCAGGACATGAACCTGCCGCTGCTGCCCGGAGAGCAAG AAACACTGCTGCCGGGGAGCAGCAAGGGCCCGGCGGAGGAGCCGAGCCTCTCGCCGCTGGCCTCCATGGACgcgctgctggagcagagcagggaggacTTCCCCGAGTTCCTGGCGGACGAGTTCATGAACCAGGCGCAGGACTATCACTTCGGGCTGGAGGAGGGCGAGGGCATCAGCGAGCTCTTCGACTGTGACTTTGGGGACTTCACACCCTTGGACTTCTga